From a single Saimiri boliviensis isolate mSaiBol1 unplaced genomic scaffold, mSaiBol1.pri Scaffold_29, whole genome shotgun sequence genomic region:
- the LOC141583413 gene encoding LOW QUALITY PROTEIN: phospholipid-transporting ATPase IK-like (The sequence of the model RefSeq protein was modified relative to this genomic sequence to represent the inferred CDS: inserted 3 bases in 3 codons; substituted 1 base at 1 genomic stop codon) yields MVRESCGQLLYQAASPDEEALVTAARNFGYVFLSRTQDSITVMELGEERVYQVLAIMDFNSVRKRMSVLVRKPEGTIGLYTKGADTVIFERLRRRGATELATEEALAAFAQETLRTLCLAYREVAEDIYEEWQPRHQEASLLLQNRAQALQQVYSEMEQNLKLLGATAIEDRLQDGVPDTIKCLKKSNIKIWVLTGDKQETAVNIGFACELLSENMVILEEKEITRILESYWDSSTNFLSKKSLSGVNLALVINGDFLDKLLVSLRKEPRALVQNVNADEEWQEPAQSRRDFLHARRLSLMFRSFGIPVAPPPPPPSSPSQDSRVRCSSEVLQERTFVDLASHCQAVICCRVTPKQKALIVALVKKYHQVVTLAIGDGANDVNMIKTADVGVGLAGQEGMQAVQNSDFVLGQFRFLQRLLLVHGRWSYMRISKFLRYFFYKTMASMMVQVWFAFYNGFTAQPLYEGWFLAFYNLLYSTIPILYVGLFEQDVSAEQSLRKPELYVVAQKDELFNYWVFFQAVAHGMAVSLVNFFVTLWISWDTAGPASFSDHQSFAVVVALSCLLSVTMEIILIIKYWSALCVASILLSLGFYAVMTTATQCLWLFRMAPKTFPFLYADLRVLSSPSILLVVLLNVSLNTLPVLGLRVIFQALRKARAEEEKVEEVPREEVFTVEPVPRLYRESRARRSSYAFSHHEGYADLITQGTILRTGPGVSDDVASDSPVPCDEEASLSPKESHWHLRKVSSMGKKCQQQGRVSSEEIQPPPQXSSLFSMDSLSTFHSENQPALLKNLLASTNRLSGSFQEQLLRAQERPLSPXQRPPSPETLLXKERSHYFQEKSQLLRRSQLSFSESRPQPLASQSWLSSQLTLESQAEPSEDRSAFLRPLTPFRKSWQKEPHTPKEGMAPLSDETQESQMETLPPSWEESSMSQQPMXVEPCSASSGERLLVPVEEQPPLPPEEQSLPYTSPPSIQEAFL; encoded by the exons ATGGTTCGGGAGAGCTGCG GCCAGCTGTTGTACCAGGCGGCCTCCCCCGACGAGGAGGCGCTGGTCACCGCGGCGCGGAACTTCGGCTACGTCTTCCTGTCCCGCACCCAGGACAGCATCACTGTCATGGAGCTGGGGGAGGAGCGGGTCTACCAGGTCCTGGCCATCATGGACTTCAACAGCGTGCGCAAACGGATGTCGGTGCTGG TCCGAAAGCCAGAGGGCACCATCGGCCTCTACACCAAGGGCGCCGACACGGTCATCTTCGAACGCCTGCGCAGGCGAGGGGCCACGGAGCTCGCCACGGAGGAGGCCTTGGCT GCCTTTGCCCAGGAGACCCTGCGGacgctgtgcctggcctacagggAGGTGGCTGAGGACATTTACGAGGAGTGGCAGCCACGCCACCAGGAGGCCAGCCTCCTGCTGCAGAACCGGGCACAGGCCCTGCAGCAGGTGTACAGTGAAATGGAGCAGAACCTcaag CTGCTGGGAGCCACAGCCATCGAGGACAGACTCCAGGATGGCGTCCCTGACACCATCAAGtgtctcaagaagagcaacatcAAAATATGGGTACTCACTGGGGACAAGCAGG AGACCGCTGTCAACATCGGCTTCGCCTGCGAGCTGCTGTCGGAGAACATGGTCATTCTGGAGGAGAAGGAGATTAC CCGCATCCTGGAGTCCTACTGGGACAGCAGCACCAACTTTCTCAGCAAGAAGTCCCTGTCCGGGGTCAACCTGGCCTTGGTCATCAACGGAGACTTCCTG GACAAGCTACTGGTGTCCCTGCGGAAGGAGCCTCGCGCCCTGGTGCAGAACGTGAACGCAGACGAGGAGTGGCAGGAGCCTGCCCAGTCCAGGAGGGACTTCCTCCACGCCCGGCGCCTGTCCCTGATGTTCCGGAGCTTCGGGATCCCGGTGGccccgccaccgccgccgccgtcGTCGCCGTCCCAGGACTCCCGAGTCCGCTGCAGCTCCGAGGTGCTACAGGAGCGCACCTTTGTGGACCTGGCGTCCCACTGCCAGGCGGTCATCTGCTGCCGAGTGACGCCCAAGCAGAAGGCCCTGATCGTGGCGCTGGTGAAGAAGTACCACCAGGTGGTGACCCTGGCCATCGGGGATGGCGCCAACGACGTCAACATGATCAAGA CTGCGGACGTGGGCGTGGGGCTGGCCGGCCAGGAGGGCATGCAGGCGGTTCAGAACAGCGACTTCGTGCTGGGCCAGTTCCGCTTCCTGCAGCGCCTCCTGCTGGTGCACGGCCGCTGGTCCTACATGCGCATCTCCAAGTTCCTGCGCTACTTCTTCTACAAGACCATGGCCAGCATGATGGTGCAGGTCTGGTTCGCCTTCTACAACGGCTTCACCGCGCAG CCCCTGTATGAAGGATGGTTCCTGGCCTTCTACAACCTCCTCTACAGCACCATCCCAATTCTCTACGTTGGGCTTTTTGAGCAG GACGTGAGTGCGGAGCAGAGCCTGCGGAAGCCGGAGCTGTACGTGGTGGCGCAGAAGGATGAGCTCTTCAACTACTGGGTCTTCTTCCAAGCTGTCGCCCACGGCATGGCCGTGTCTCTGGTCAACTTCTTCGTGACGCTGTGGATCAGCTGGGACACGGCGGGGCCTGCCAGCTTCAGCGACCACCAGTCTTTTGCGGTCGTGGTGGCCCTGTCCTGCCTGCTGTCCGTCACCATGGAG ATCATTCTCATCATCAAGTACTGGAGTGCCCTGTGCGTGGCCAGCATCCTCCTCAGCCTGGGATTCTACGCCGTCATGACGACCGCCACCCAGTGCCTCTGGCTCTTCAGAATGGCCCCCAAGACCTTCCCATTTCTGT ACGCCGACCTCAGGGTGCTGTCCTCCCCGTCCATCCTGCTGGTGGTCCTGCTCAATGTGTCGTTGAACACCCTGCCTGTCCTGGGCCTCCGAGTCATCTTCCAAGCCCTCAGGAAGGCGCGCGCCGAG gaagagaaggtggaggaggtCCCCAGAGAGGAAGTTTTCACCGTGGAGCCTGTGCCTCGTTTATACCGGGAGTCCCGTGCCCGGCGTTCCAGCTACGCTTTCTCCCACCACGAGGGATATGCGGACCTCATCACTCAGGGCACAATTCTGCGGACCGGACCAGGGGTCAGCGATGATGTAGCCTCTGATTCCCCAGTCCCATGTGATGAAGAGGCGTCCTTGAGCCCAAAGGAGTCACACTGGCATCTCAGGAAGGTATCGTCCATGGGGAAGAAGTGCCAGCAACAGGGGAGGGTGTCCTCCGAGGAAATACAGCCCCCTCCAC TTAGCTCATTGTTTTCCATGGATAGTCTATCCACTTTTCATTCAGAAAACCAGCCTGCCCTTCTCAAAAATTTGCTCGCCAGCACCAACAGGCTCTCTGGATCTTTCCAGGAGCAACTGCTGAGGGCACAGGAGAGGCCACTGTCAC AGCAGAGGCCACCTTCTCCTGAGACGTTGC CTAAGGAGAGGTCACATTATTTTCAGGAGAAATCACAGTTGCTCAGAAGAAGCCAGCTGTCATTTTCTGAGAGCCGGCCACAACCTCTGGCGAGCCAGTCATGGCTTTCAAGCCAGCTGACGTTGGAGAGCCAGGCAGAGCCCTCGGAGGACAGGTCAGCGTTTCTGAGGCCCTTGACACCGTTCAGGAAGAGTTGGCAAAAGGAGCCCCACACCCCCAAGGAGGGGATGGCACCACTCTCAGACGAGACCCAGGAATCTCAGATGGAGACTCTGCCACCGAGTTGGGAAGAATCATCCATGAGCCAGCAGCCTATGTAGGTGGAGCCCTGCTCGGCGTCGTCTGGGGAGCGGCTGCTGGTGCCCGTCGAGGAGCAGCCACCGCTGCCCCCAGAGGAGCAGTCATTGCCCTATACAAGCCCCCCCAGCATTCAGGAGGCCTTCCTCTGA